From one Scyliorhinus torazame isolate Kashiwa2021f chromosome 25, sScyTor2.1, whole genome shotgun sequence genomic stretch:
- the LOC140402517 gene encoding gap junction delta-2 protein-like isoform X2, which yields MGEWSILERLLEAAVQQHSTMIGRWPGRGNARSVEVTCCLIFFKYRILLTVVVIFRILIVAIVGETVYEDEQAMFTCNTLQPGCNQACYDRAFPISHIRYWVFQIILVCTPSLCFITYSMHQLSKQKEKPAPALYPPLGGDFARSPEEQREDGRPRCSLVNGTLGQSPGGTIKSREPDYKENKRRPNLSGWISSKGRKMKQQEGIPRFYIIQVVFRNALEIGFLMGQYFLYGFNVPAIFECDRYPCVKEVECYVSRPTEKTIFLVFMFAVSGICVALNLAELNHLGWRKIKTAVRGVRAKRKSAFAIRKKVPSHLSAQGRTQPSESAYV from the exons GTGGCCTGGGAGAGGGAACGCACG GTCTGTCGAGGTAACTTGCtgtcttattttttttaaatatagaatACTCCTCACAGTGGTGGTGATCTTCCGGATTTTAATCGTCGCCATCGTCGGGGAGACGGTCTACGAGGACGAGCAGGCCATGTTCACGTGCAACACCCTTCAGCCCGGCTGCAACCAGGCCTGTTACGATCGAGCTTTCCCCATCTCTCACATCAGATACTGGGTCTTCCAGATCATCCTGGTGTGCACCCCGAGCCTCTGCTTCATCACGTACTCCATGCACCAGTTGTCCAAGCAGAAGGAAAAGCCCGCCCCCGCGCTCTATCCACCCCTGGGCGGGGACTTCGCCAGGTCGCCCGAGGAGCAGAGGGAGGACGGGAGGCCCAGATGCAGCCTCGTCAATGGGACTCTGGGCCAGAGCCCAGGGGGAACCATAAAGTCACGGGAACCAGACTACAAAGAGAACAAGAGGAGGCCCAACCTTTCGGGGTGGATCAGTAGCAAAGGCAGGAAGATGAAACAGCAGGAGGGCATACCGAGATTTTACATCATCCAAGTGGTCTTCAGGAACGCCTTGGAGATTGGCTTCTTGATGGGACAGTACTTTCTCTACGGGTTCAACGTCCCCGCCATCTTTGAGTGTGACAGGTACCCCTGCGTCAAGGAGGTGGAGTGCTACGTGTCCAGACCGACGGAAAAGACGATCTTCCTGGTTTTCATGTTCGCCGTCAGCGGCATCTGCGTGGCTCTGAATCTCGCTGAGCTCAACCACCTGGGCTGGAGGAAGATCAAGACGGCGGTGAGGGGAGTTCGAGCCAAGAGGAAGTCCGCCTTCGCGATCAGGAAGAAGGTCCCGTCACATTTAAGCGCCCAGGGGAGGACCCAACCCAGCGAGTCTGCATACGTCTGA
- the LOC140402517 gene encoding gap junction delta-2 protein-like isoform X1 produces the protein MFTCNTLQPGCNQACYDRAFPISHIRYWVFQIILVCTPSLCFITYSMHQLSKQKEKPAPALYPPLGGDFARSPEEQREDGRPRCSLVNGTLGQSPGGTIKSREPDYKENKRRPNLSGWISSKGRKMKQQEGIPRFYIIQVVFRNALEIGFLMGQYFLYGFNVPAIFECDRYPCVKEVECYVSRPTEKTIFLVFMFAVSGICVALNLAELNHLGWRKIKTAVRGVRAKRKSAFAIRKKVPSHLSAQGRTQPSESAYV, from the coding sequence ATGTTCACGTGCAACACCCTTCAGCCCGGCTGCAACCAGGCCTGTTACGATCGAGCTTTCCCCATCTCTCACATCAGATACTGGGTCTTCCAGATCATCCTGGTGTGCACCCCGAGCCTCTGCTTCATCACGTACTCCATGCACCAGTTGTCCAAGCAGAAGGAAAAGCCCGCCCCCGCGCTCTATCCACCCCTGGGCGGGGACTTCGCCAGGTCGCCCGAGGAGCAGAGGGAGGACGGGAGGCCCAGATGCAGCCTCGTCAATGGGACTCTGGGCCAGAGCCCAGGGGGAACCATAAAGTCACGGGAACCAGACTACAAAGAGAACAAGAGGAGGCCCAACCTTTCGGGGTGGATCAGTAGCAAAGGCAGGAAGATGAAACAGCAGGAGGGCATACCGAGATTTTACATCATCCAAGTGGTCTTCAGGAACGCCTTGGAGATTGGCTTCTTGATGGGACAGTACTTTCTCTACGGGTTCAACGTCCCCGCCATCTTTGAGTGTGACAGGTACCCCTGCGTCAAGGAGGTGGAGTGCTACGTGTCCAGACCGACGGAAAAGACGATCTTCCTGGTTTTCATGTTCGCCGTCAGCGGCATCTGCGTGGCTCTGAATCTCGCTGAGCTCAACCACCTGGGCTGGAGGAAGATCAAGACGGCGGTGAGGGGAGTTCGAGCCAAGAGGAAGTCCGCCTTCGCGATCAGGAAGAAGGTCCCGTCACATTTAAGCGCCCAGGGGAGGACCCAACCCAGCGAGTCTGCATACGTCTGA